Proteins from a single region of Streptococcus oralis:
- the uvrA gene encoding excinuclease ABC subunit UvrA codes for MQDKIVIHGARAHNLKNIDVEIPRDKLVVVTGLSGSGKSSLAFDTLYAEGQRRYVESLSAYARQFLGNMEKPDVDAIDGLSPAISIDQKTTSKNPRSTVGTTTEINDYLRLLYARVGTPYCINGHGAINASSVEQIVDKVLELPERQRLQILAPVIRKKKGQHKSIIEKVQKDGYVRVRVDGEVYDVTEVPELSKSKQHNIDVVVDRIVIKEGIRSRLFDSIEAALRIAEGYVIIDTMDDSELLFSEHYACPVCGFTVPELEPRLFSFNAPFGSCSECDGLGIKLEVDTDLVVPDASKTLRDGALAPWNPISSNYYPNMLEQAMTAFGVDMDKPFEDLSEEDKNLILYGSDGKEFHFHYENEFGGVRDIDIPFEGVVNNIKRRYHETNSDYTRTQMRLYMNELTCGTCHGYRLNDQALSVRVGGEQGPHIGEISDLSIADHLDLVSQLTLSENEAIIARPILKEIKDRLTFLNNVGLNYLTLSRSAGTLSGGESQRIRLATQIGSNLSGVLYILDEPSIGLHQRDNDRLIASLKKMRDLGNTLIVVEHDEDTMREADYLIDVGPGAGVFGGEIVAAGTPKQVARNSKSITGQYLSGKRAIPVPAERRSGNGRFIEVTGARENNLQNVTVRFPLGKFIAVTGVSGSGKSTLINSILKKAIAQKLNRNSDKPGKFKTITGIEHVDRLIDIDQSPIGRTPRSNPATYTGVFDDIRDLFAQTNEAKIRGYKKGRFSFNVKGGRCEACSGDGIIKIEMHFLPDVYVACEVCHGTRYNSETLEVHYKEKNISQVLDMTVNDAVEFFQHIPKIQRKLQTIKDVGLGYVTLGQPATTLSGGEAQRMKLASELHKRSTGKSFYILDEPTTGLHTEDIARLLKVLARFVDDGNTVLVIEHNLDVIKTADHIIDLGPEGGVGGGTIIATGTPEEVAANEASYTGHYLKGKLDHE; via the coding sequence ATGCAAGATAAAATTGTGATTCATGGGGCACGTGCCCATAACTTAAAAAATATCGATGTGGAGATTCCGCGAGACAAGCTGGTTGTCGTGACTGGTTTGTCGGGTTCGGGGAAATCCAGTCTGGCCTTTGATACCCTCTATGCTGAGGGACAACGTCGTTATGTGGAGAGTTTGTCAGCCTATGCTCGCCAGTTCTTGGGCAATATGGAAAAACCAGACGTGGATGCCATTGACGGTCTTAGCCCAGCTATTTCTATCGACCAGAAAACGACTAGCAAAAATCCACGTTCGACCGTGGGAACAACGACTGAAATCAACGATTATCTGCGTCTCCTCTACGCACGTGTGGGGACGCCTTACTGTATCAACGGGCACGGGGCTATCAATGCTTCTTCTGTAGAGCAAATCGTGGATAAGGTCTTGGAATTGCCAGAACGTCAACGTCTGCAAATTTTAGCTCCTGTCATCCGTAAGAAAAAAGGGCAACATAAGAGTATCATTGAAAAGGTTCAGAAAGACGGCTATGTCCGCGTCCGAGTGGATGGGGAGGTCTATGATGTGACCGAAGTGCCAGAGTTGTCTAAGAGCAAACAACACAATATTGATGTCGTAGTCGACCGTATTGTTATCAAGGAGGGCATTCGTAGCCGTCTCTTTGACTCAATCGAGGCTGCCCTTCGTATTGCAGAAGGATACGTGATTATCGACACTATGGACGATTCGGAGTTGCTCTTCTCTGAGCATTATGCCTGTCCAGTTTGCGGCTTTACCGTACCAGAGTTAGAGCCTCGTCTCTTCTCCTTCAATGCTCCGTTTGGCTCTTGTAGTGAGTGTGACGGTTTGGGTATCAAGCTAGAAGTGGATACTGATTTGGTAGTGCCAGACGCCAGCAAAACTTTGCGTGATGGAGCCTTGGCACCTTGGAATCCTATCTCATCTAACTACTATCCAAACATGCTAGAGCAGGCCATGACAGCCTTTGGAGTCGATATGGATAAGCCTTTTGAAGACTTGTCAGAAGAAGATAAGAACTTGATTCTTTACGGCTCAGATGGCAAGGAATTCCATTTCCATTATGAAAATGAATTTGGTGGTGTGCGTGATATCGACATTCCGTTTGAGGGGGTTGTCAATAATATCAAGCGTCGTTACCATGAAACCAATAGTGATTACACGCGCACCCAAATGCGTCTCTACATGAATGAGTTGACTTGCGGGACTTGTCACGGCTACCGTCTCAATGACCAGGCCTTGTCTGTCCGTGTGGGTGGTGAGCAAGGACCACATATCGGTGAAATCTCAGACCTGTCTATCGCAGACCACTTGGACTTGGTGAGCCAGCTGACCTTGTCTGAAAATGAAGCCATCATTGCTCGTCCCATTCTCAAGGAAATCAAGGATCGTTTGACCTTCCTTAATAACGTGGGTCTTAACTATTTGACTCTGTCACGTTCGGCAGGAACCCTTTCGGGTGGGGAGAGTCAGCGTATTCGCTTGGCAACCCAGATTGGGTCCAACCTCTCAGGTGTCCTCTATATATTGGATGAGCCGTCAATCGGTCTCCACCAGAGGGATAATGACCGCCTGATTGCCAGTCTGAAAAAGATGCGCGACTTGGGCAATACTCTCATTGTGGTAGAACATGACGAAGATACCATGCGCGAGGCGGATTATCTGATTGACGTTGGTCCGGGTGCCGGTGTTTTTGGTGGAGAGATTGTTGCTGCAGGAACACCCAAGCAGGTGGCTCGCAACAGCAAGTCTATCACAGGCCAGTACTTATCAGGGAAACGTGCCATTCCAGTGCCAGCAGAGCGTCGTTCCGGAAATGGTCGTTTTATCGAGGTGACAGGAGCGCGTGAGAACAACTTGCAAAATGTTACTGTCCGCTTCCCACTAGGAAAATTCATCGCCGTGACAGGTGTATCGGGTTCAGGGAAGTCGACCTTAATCAACAGCATTCTCAAAAAAGCCATTGCTCAGAAGCTCAACCGTAATTCAGACAAGCCTGGTAAATTCAAGACCATCACAGGGATTGAGCATGTAGACCGCTTGATTGATATTGACCAGAGTCCAATTGGACGAACGCCAAGGTCTAACCCTGCTACCTATACAGGAGTTTTTGACGATATACGTGACCTCTTTGCCCAGACAAATGAAGCCAAGATACGAGGCTACAAGAAGGGCCGTTTCAGTTTCAACGTCAAGGGTGGTCGTTGTGAAGCCTGCTCAGGTGACGGGATTATCAAGATCGAGATGCACTTCTTACCAGATGTTTATGTGGCTTGTGAAGTCTGCCACGGAACCCGCTATAACAGTGAAACCCTTGAAGTTCACTACAAGGAAAAGAATATCTCGCAGGTCTTGGACATGACCGTCAATGATGCAGTGGAATTTTTCCAACACATTCCCAAGATTCAACGCAAACTTCAGACCATCAAGGATGTAGGGCTGGGCTATGTAACGTTAGGACAACCAGCTACCACCCTTTCTGGGGGAGAAGCCCAGCGTATGAAGTTGGCTAGTGAGCTTCACAAACGCTCGACAGGTAAGTCTTTCTATATTCTGGATGAGCCAACGACAGGGCTTCATACTGAGGATATCGCTCGCTTGCTTAAAGTCTTAGCTCGCTTTGTCGACGATGGCAATACTGTCCTCGTCATTGAGCACAATCTGGATGTCATCAAGACGGCAGACCATATCATCGATTTGGGACCTGAAGGTGGTGTTGGTGGAGGAACCATCATTGCAACAGGAACTCCAGAAGAAGTAGCGGCCAATGAAGCCAGCTACACAGGACACTATTTGAAAGGAAAGTTAGATCATGAATAA
- a CDS encoding M24 family metallopeptidase: MNKRVQAFLAKMQEKELDGIIINNLKNVYYLTGFWGSNGTVFISRDRQVLVTDSRYIIAAKQEVTGFEIVADRDELAVIAGIVKDMGLSRIGFEDEISVSYYHRMQAAFEGLELLPQTQFVEGLRMIKDEKEIATIRKACSISDQAFRDALDFIKPGKTEIEIANFLDFRMRELGAAGLSFDTILASGINSSKPHAHPMHKPVELGEAITMDFGCLYDHYVSDMTRTIYLGHVSDEQAEIYNTVLKANQALIDQAKAGLGFRDFDKIPRDIIVEAGYGDYFTHGIGHGIGLDIHEEPYFSQTSTNTIKAGMTLTDEPGIYIEGKYGVRIEDDILITDNGCELLTLAPKELIVI, from the coding sequence ATGAATAAACGTGTGCAAGCATTTTTAGCTAAAATGCAAGAAAAAGAACTAGATGGTATCATCATCAACAACCTTAAAAACGTCTATTACCTGACTGGTTTTTGGGGTTCAAACGGAACCGTCTTTATCAGCCGTGACCGTCAAGTCTTGGTGACAGACTCTCGCTATATCATTGCTGCTAAGCAAGAAGTGACAGGTTTTGAGATTGTGGCTGACCGTGATGAATTGGCTGTCATTGCAGGCATTGTCAAGGATATGGGCTTGTCTCGCATCGGTTTTGAAGATGAGATTTCTGTCTCTTACTATCATCGTATGCAGGCAGCATTTGAAGGTTTGGAATTGCTTCCTCAAACTCAGTTTGTTGAGGGTCTTCGTATGATTAAGGATGAAAAGGAGATTGCGACTATTCGCAAGGCTTGCTCTATCTCAGACCAAGCTTTCCGCGATGCCCTTGACTTTATCAAACCAGGAAAGACTGAAATTGAGATTGCCAACTTCCTTGATTTCCGCATGCGTGAGCTAGGAGCGGCAGGTTTGTCTTTTGATACCATTTTAGCAAGTGGCATCAACTCTTCTAAACCACATGCCCATCCCATGCATAAACCCGTAGAGCTGGGAGAAGCCATCACCATGGACTTCGGATGTCTCTACGACCACTATGTCAGTGATATGACACGGACGATCTATCTCGGTCATGTCAGTGACGAGCAAGCAGAGATTTACAATACGGTTCTGAAAGCCAACCAAGCTCTGATTGATCAAGCCAAGGCAGGATTAGGTTTCCGTGACTTTGATAAAATCCCTCGTGATATCATAGTAGAAGCGGGCTATGGCGACTACTTTACTCATGGTATTGGCCATGGTATTGGACTGGACATCCATGAAGAACCCTACTTTAGCCAAACCTCGACGAATACAATCAAGGCAGGAATGACCTTGACAGATGAACCGGGCATCTATATCGAAGGAAAATACGGGGTTCGTATCGAAGATGATATCTTAATTACAGATAACGGTTGTGAGTTATTGACACTTGCTCCAAAAGAATTGATTGTTATCTAA
- the mgtA gene encoding magnesium-translocating P-type ATPase — protein MKTTKERLAVAIHTPLKETLSFYKTSLTGLTEEQVEKNRDLYGENTITKGQEDSILKKIYESIINPFTIILLVIAMISMVTNVWLAKPGQEDPTTSIIIVVLVLISGGIRFVQELRSDKAATNLSKMIVNTATVIREGQSLEVAIEDLVVGDIVKLSAGDMIPADLLLIESRDFFVQQSGLTGESDSVEKLALSKMSQSNFDSLLEAEAFAFMGTNVISGSAKALILAVGDDTMMGEIEQTLNTYDEPTSFEREMNSISWLLIRLMLVMVPIVFLSNGLTDGDWLEAGVFALSVGVGLTPEMLPMIITASLAKGSIIMAKEKVVIKKLNAIQDLGAIDILCTDKTGTLTQDEIVLEYPLDIHGDLDLSVLRRAYLNSYFQTGLKNLMDRAIISRTEKEAKEHAILQNLDTNFQKIDELPFDFERRRMSVIVKDENEVVSLVTKGALEEMLAISTHVEYQGQISPLTDDIRVEILKEVDQLNQQGLRVLGVAYKTGLKEGFAYSVEDEKEMILTGYLAFLDPPKPSAAPAIQALLEHGVQTKILTGDNEKVTQAVCEKVGLDVDQILLGSDIDAMTDEELAQAVEKVTVFAKLSPDQKARIILQIKSNGHCVGYMGDGINDAPSMKVADVGISVDTAVDIAKETADVILLDKDLMVLEKGLVEGRKVYANMTKYIKMTVSSNFGNILSLLVSGIFLPFLPMAPIHLIVLNLVYDLSCIALPFDNVDEDFLKHPHKWEAKSITRFMIWMGPISSAFDILTFILLYFVIVPMATGQAYAHGAESATGFIILFQTGWFIESMWSQTMVIHMLRSAKLPFLQSRPSWFVLGTTLLAASFVTFLPYSSIASLLHSTPLEPIYFLFLLLIIVLYMISVTVVKRLYIKKFKSWL, from the coding sequence ATGAAAACTACAAAAGAAAGATTAGCAGTAGCTATTCACACACCTTTAAAAGAAACTCTATCTTTTTATAAGACAAGTCTAACAGGCTTGACTGAGGAGCAGGTGGAGAAAAATCGTGACCTATATGGCGAAAACACCATCACCAAGGGTCAAGAAGACAGTATCCTCAAAAAGATTTACGAATCTATTATCAATCCATTTACAATCATCCTTCTTGTCATCGCTATGATTTCCATGGTGACCAATGTCTGGTTGGCGAAGCCTGGACAAGAAGATCCGACGACCTCTATCATCATCGTCGTTCTCGTTCTAATCTCTGGTGGCATACGCTTTGTCCAAGAATTGCGAAGTGACAAGGCTGCGACCAATCTATCAAAAATGATTGTGAACACAGCCACAGTTATTCGCGAAGGCCAGAGTCTAGAGGTCGCAATTGAAGATTTGGTCGTTGGAGATATAGTCAAATTAAGTGCTGGGGATATGATTCCAGCAGACCTCCTTTTAATTGAATCACGTGATTTCTTTGTCCAACAGTCTGGTTTGACAGGTGAAAGTGACTCGGTTGAAAAACTAGCCTTGTCAAAAATGAGTCAATCAAACTTTGATAGTCTGCTAGAAGCAGAAGCGTTCGCCTTTATGGGAACCAATGTGATATCAGGAAGTGCCAAGGCTTTGATTCTAGCGGTCGGTGATGACACCATGATGGGAGAGATCGAGCAGACTCTCAATACCTATGACGAACCGACCTCTTTTGAACGGGAGATGAACAGCATCTCTTGGCTCTTGATCCGTTTGATGTTGGTCATGGTTCCCATCGTGTTTCTCTCCAATGGCTTGACAGATGGCGACTGGCTGGAAGCAGGTGTGTTTGCACTGAGTGTTGGTGTTGGATTGACACCTGAGATGCTTCCTATGATCATCACGGCCAGTCTAGCAAAAGGCTCTATTATCATGGCCAAGGAAAAAGTGGTTATCAAAAAACTCAATGCCATACAGGACCTAGGTGCTATTGATATCCTATGCACAGATAAAACCGGAACCCTTACCCAAGACGAAATTGTCCTTGAATATCCTTTGGATATACATGGAGATCTGGATTTGTCTGTGTTGAGACGTGCCTATCTCAATTCCTATTTTCAAACCGGTTTGAAAAACTTGATGGACCGTGCCATTATCAGTAGAACTGAAAAAGAAGCTAAAGAACACGCTATTCTACAAAATTTGGATACTAACTTCCAAAAAATAGATGAATTGCCCTTTGATTTTGAACGCAGACGGATGAGTGTCATCGTCAAGGATGAGAACGAAGTTGTTAGTTTGGTAACCAAGGGTGCCCTAGAGGAAATGCTTGCGATTTCAACCCATGTGGAATATCAAGGTCAGATTAGTCCTCTGACGGATGATATCCGAGTGGAAATCTTAAAAGAAGTAGACCAACTCAATCAGCAAGGTTTGCGAGTCTTGGGAGTCGCTTATAAAACAGGCCTAAAAGAAGGTTTTGCTTACTCTGTTGAAGATGAAAAGGAGATGATTCTAACAGGATATCTTGCTTTCCTAGATCCACCAAAACCATCTGCAGCACCTGCTATCCAAGCTTTGTTAGAGCATGGTGTTCAAACCAAAATCTTGACGGGGGATAATGAGAAGGTAACCCAAGCAGTATGCGAAAAAGTTGGTTTAGACGTTGATCAAATCTTGTTGGGTTCTGATATTGATGCCATGACAGACGAAGAGTTGGCCCAAGCAGTTGAGAAGGTGACGGTCTTCGCCAAACTCTCTCCGGATCAAAAAGCACGAATCATTTTACAAATCAAATCTAATGGACATTGTGTCGGCTATATGGGAGATGGGATCAATGATGCCCCTTCTATGAAAGTAGCCGATGTGGGGATTTCTGTTGATACAGCAGTAGATATTGCCAAAGAGACAGCTGATGTCATTTTGCTAGATAAGGATTTGATGGTGCTTGAAAAAGGGCTGGTTGAAGGGCGTAAGGTCTATGCCAACATGACCAAATACATCAAGATGACGGTCAGCTCTAATTTCGGGAATATTCTTTCACTCTTAGTGTCTGGTATCTTTTTACCTTTCCTTCCTATGGCTCCGATTCACTTGATTGTGTTAAACCTCGTCTACGACCTTTCTTGCATTGCCTTGCCATTTGATAATGTGGATGAAGACTTTTTGAAACATCCTCATAAGTGGGAAGCCAAGTCTATTACTCGCTTTATGATTTGGATGGGTCCGATTTCTTCTGCCTTTGATATTTTGACCTTTATCTTGCTCTATTTTGTCATTGTCCCAATGGCGACAGGCCAAGCCTATGCTCACGGAGCAGAGTCTGCAACGGGCTTTATCATCTTGTTCCAGACAGGTTGGTTCATTGAATCCATGTGGTCCCAAACCATGGTTATCCATATGCTTCGTTCAGCAAAACTTCCTTTCTTACAAAGTCGTCCATCATGGTTTGTTCTTGGGACAACCTTGCTAGCAGCTAGTTTTGTGACCTTCCTTCCCTACTCTTCAATTGCTAGCCTGCTTCATTCAACCCCTTTGGAACCAATTTATTTCCTCTTTTTACTTTTGATTATCGTTCTCTATATGATAAGTGTTACAGTTGTGAAACGATTGTATATCAAAAAATTTAAAAGTTGGTTATAA
- the spx gene encoding transcriptional regulator Spx, translating into MIKIYTVSSCTSCKKAKTWLNAHQLSYKEQNLGKEGITREELLDILTKTDNGIASIVSSKNRYAKALGVDIEDLSVNEVLNLIMETPRILKSPILVDEKRLQVGYKEDDIRAFLPRSVRNVENAEARLRAAL; encoded by the coding sequence ATGATCAAAATTTATACAGTCTCAAGTTGTACTAGCTGTAAAAAAGCGAAAACCTGGCTCAATGCCCACCAGTTAAGTTATAAAGAACAAAATCTCGGTAAAGAAGGAATTACAAGAGAAGAGTTATTAGATATTCTAACGAAAACAGATAATGGAATTGCCAGTATCGTTTCGTCAAAAAACCGCTACGCTAAGGCACTTGGAGTTGACATCGAGGATTTGAGTGTCAATGAAGTGCTCAACTTAATCATGGAAACACCACGAATCTTAAAGAGTCCGATTCTCGTTGACGAGAAGCGCCTACAAGTCGGCTATAAAGAAGATGATATCCGTGCCTTCTTGCCACGCTCTGTCCGTAATGTAGAAAATGCAGAAGCACGTCTACGTGCAGCTCTATAA
- a CDS encoding SP0191 family lipoprotein yields MKKLLIASFALLFLLAGCGQKKETPAASTTTSEPLQSNLPVLDNAEKNTVVTKTLLMPKSENGTQQTQTITYKGNQFLTLTIQQKRPVGDELKTFISGNGLEETQKALLEAEEKDETIQEARKLAGFTLETKLLSETEIQTTTTYDFQVLDVKKASQLEYLKNIGLENLLKNEPSQYIADRVANGATEQ; encoded by the coding sequence ATGAAAAAGTTACTAATTGCTAGTTTTGCTCTCCTCTTTTTGCTTGCGGGATGTGGGCAAAAAAAGGAAACCCCTGCTGCTTCCACAACCACGTCTGAACCCCTCCAATCAAACCTTCCCGTTTTGGACAATGCTGAAAAGAATACGGTTGTCACCAAGACCCTGTTGATGCCGAAGTCAGAAAATGGAACGCAGCAGACTCAGACCATTACCTATAAAGGCAATCAGTTTTTGACCTTGACCATTCAGCAAAAACGACCTGTCGGGGATGAACTCAAGACCTTTATCTCTGGAAATGGCCTAGAGGAGACGCAAAAAGCGCTTCTAGAAGCTGAAGAGAAGGATGAGACCATCCAAGAAGCACGCAAACTAGCTGGATTTACACTGGAAACCAAGCTACTCAGCGAGACAGAAATCCAGACGACAACGACTTATGATTTTCAAGTATTGGATGTCAAAAAGGCATCTCAGCTAGAATATTTAAAAAATATCGGTCTTGAAAATCTCTTAAAAAACGAACCTAGCCAATATATTGCAGATAGAGTGGCAAATGGGGCGACAGAACAATAG
- a CDS encoding IreB family regulatory phosphoprotein: protein MGFTEETVRFKLDDSNKKEISETLTDVYASLNDKGYNPINQIVGYVLSGDPAYVPRYNNARNQIRKYERDEIVEELVRYYLKGQGVDL from the coding sequence ATGGGATTTACTGAAGAAACTGTACGGTTTAAATTGGATGATTCCAATAAGAAAGAAATTAGCGAAACATTGACAGATGTTTATGCTTCTTTGAATGACAAGGGCTACAATCCGATTAACCAGATCGTCGGTTATGTATTGAGTGGAGACCCTGCCTACGTTCCTCGTTACAACAATGCACGAAATCAAATCCGTAAGTATGAGCGTGATGAAATTGTTGAAGAATTGGTACGCTACTACCTTAAAGGACAAGGAGTCGATCTATAA
- the ruvX gene encoding Holliday junction resolvase RuvX — MRIMGLDVGSKTVGVAISDPLGFTAQGLEIIQINEDQGQFGFDRIKELVDSYKVERFVVGLPKNMNNTSGPRVEASQAYGAKLEELFGLPVDYQDERLTTVAAERMLIEQADISRNKRKKVIDKLAAQLILQNYLDRKF, encoded by the coding sequence ATGAGAATTATGGGATTGGACGTCGGTTCAAAAACAGTAGGGGTAGCGATTAGCGATCCCCTAGGCTTCACCGCTCAGGGACTTGAAATCATCCAGATTAATGAGGATCAGGGCCAGTTCGGTTTTGACCGTATCAAGGAATTGGTTGACAGCTATAAGGTGGAACGCTTTGTAGTAGGTCTGCCTAAAAACATGAACAATACCAGCGGTCCGCGAGTAGAAGCCAGTCAAGCCTATGGTGCCAAGCTAGAAGAACTCTTTGGTTTGCCAGTAGACTATCAGGATGAGCGTTTGACAACGGTCGCTGCGGAACGTATGTTGATTGAACAAGCAGATATCAGCCGTAACAAACGCAAGAAAGTTATTGATAAGTTGGCTGCTCAGCTGATTTTGCAAAATTATTTAGATAGAAAATTTTAA
- a CDS encoding DUF1292 domain-containing protein: MSHDHNHDHEERELITLVDEQGNETLFEILLTIDGKEEFGKNYVLLVPVNAEEDENGEVEIQAYSFIENEDGTEGELQPIPEDSEDEWNMIEEVFNSFMEE; encoded by the coding sequence ATGTCACACGATCACAACCATGACCACGAAGAACGTGAATTGATTACACTAGTAGATGAGCAAGGAAATGAAACTTTATTTGAAATCCTTTTGACCATCGACGGGAAAGAAGAATTTGGTAAAAACTATGTTCTTCTAGTGCCAGTTAACGCAGAAGAAGATGAAAATGGTGAAGTTGAAATCCAAGCTTACTCATTCATCGAAAATGAAGACGGAACAGAAGGCGAATTGCAACCAATCCCAGAAGACTCAGAAGACGAATGGAACATGATTGAAGAAGTCTTCAACAGCTTTATGGAGGAGTAA
- a CDS encoding bifunctional folylpolyglutamate synthase/dihydrofolate synthase, producing MFEVEEWLHSRIGLNFRSGLGRIQRAVDLLGNPEKTYPIIHVTGTNGKGSTIAFMRELFVAHGKKVGTFTSPHIISIHDRICINGQPIADEDFIRIANQVKEMEKTLLQTHDQLSFFELLTLIALLYFKEQGVDLVLLEVGIGGLLDTTNVVTGEIAVITSIGLDHQETLGDSLEKIAEQKAGIFKAGKKAVIAKLAPEAELVCQKRARELAVDLYQAGRDFTLNAGDFSSKLASFSQLEIGLEGAYQQENATLALETFLLFMASGGERVEEEFVRRALKETHWAGRLERIRPQIYLDGAHNLPALTRLVEFIQGKIQQGYQVRILFGALKRKDYQGMLGYLMEQLPQVELKVTGFDYQGSLDEKDVAGYDLILSYGDFIREFEEKANDQDLLFVTGSLYFISEVRASLLRSDEIS from the coding sequence ATGTTTGAAGTAGAAGAATGGCTTCATAGTCGGATTGGTTTAAACTTTAGATCTGGACTTGGACGAATACAGCGAGCAGTGGATTTGCTGGGGAATCCTGAGAAGACTTATCCTATTATCCACGTAACAGGAACTAACGGTAAAGGGTCAACTATTGCCTTTATGAGAGAATTGTTTGTAGCTCATGGAAAAAAAGTTGGCACCTTTACCTCTCCTCATATCATCAGTATCCATGATCGAATCTGTATCAATGGACAACCGATCGCTGATGAAGACTTTATCCGTATAGCTAACCAAGTCAAGGAGATGGAAAAGACGCTTTTGCAAACCCATGACCAGTTGTCCTTTTTTGAATTACTGACTCTGATTGCCTTGCTTTACTTTAAAGAGCAGGGAGTGGATCTAGTTCTGCTAGAAGTGGGGATCGGTGGTTTGCTTGACACAACGAATGTCGTAACAGGAGAGATTGCAGTTATTACTTCTATTGGGTTAGACCATCAGGAGACCTTGGGCGATAGCCTGGAGAAAATAGCCGAGCAGAAAGCTGGCATTTTCAAGGCTGGAAAGAAGGCGGTCATTGCTAAGCTCGCTCCAGAAGCGGAGCTTGTCTGTCAAAAAAGAGCAAGAGAGTTAGCTGTGGATCTCTATCAAGCTGGGCGAGACTTCACCTTGAATGCTGGGGATTTTTCAAGTAAGCTAGCAAGCTTTTCACAGCTTGAAATTGGTTTGGAAGGTGCTTATCAGCAAGAAAATGCCACCTTGGCTTTAGAAACTTTTCTTCTGTTTATGGCGTCAGGAGGTGAAAGGGTCGAAGAAGAGTTTGTCAGACGGGCTTTGAAGGAAACACATTGGGCAGGTCGATTGGAACGGATTCGTCCGCAAATCTACCTAGATGGGGCTCACAATCTGCCAGCCTTGACTCGTCTAGTAGAGTTTATCCAGGGGAAAATCCAGCAAGGTTATCAAGTCCGTATCCTTTTTGGTGCCCTTAAACGCAAGGATTATCAGGGGATGCTAGGCTATCTAATGGAGCAATTGCCTCAGGTGGAACTTAAGGTAACAGGCTTTGACTACCAAGGCTCTCTGGATGAAAAGGATGTGGCGGGTTACGATTTGATTCTTTCCTATGGGGACTTTATCAGAGAATTTGAAGAAAAGGCCAATGACCAGGACTTGCTTTTCGTGACTGGATCCCTCTACTTTATTTCGGAAGTGCGAGCTAGTTTGTTAAGGAGCGATGAGATTAGTTGA
- a CDS encoding SP_0198 family lipoprotein, translating into MKTKTFTLSIASLAILSLLAACGPKAQAPTQQSAQQSSTQQESSSSATTSASQPQASSSQDTTVAQPTNIDGTYTGKDENDQITLVVTGKTGTWTEVEPDGDKEIKQVSFEPENQRVIIGDDVKIYTVNGNQLIIDDMDREASDRVVLTKQ; encoded by the coding sequence ATGAAAACGAAAACATTCACACTTTCTATTGCTTCCCTAGCAATTCTTAGTCTTTTAGCAGCTTGTGGACCTAAGGCACAAGCCCCTACCCAGCAATCTGCTCAGCAATCATCTACTCAACAAGAATCATCTTCTAGTGCTACGACAAGTGCTAGCCAACCACAGGCGTCCTCAAGTCAGGATACTACTGTAGCTCAACCTACGAATATCGATGGTACCTATACTGGAAAAGATGAGAATGACCAAATCACTCTTGTTGTAACAGGTAAAACTGGTACATGGACTGAGGTCGAGCCAGATGGAGATAAGGAAATCAAGCAAGTCAGCTTTGAACCAGAAAATCAACGTGTCATTATCGGTGATGATGTCAAAATATATACGGTTAATGGTAATCAATTGATTATCGACGATATGGACCGAGAGGCATCTGACCGAGTGGTATTAACTAAGCAATAA